From the Flavimarina sp. Hel_I_48 genome, one window contains:
- a CDS encoding carboxypeptidase-like regulatory domain-containing protein, whose translation MKSILILKLGILMPRSYRKYYFLLLLGLLITMPKGLAQDTSYTEYKGTVRDALTEDPIAFVSLTIQGTNIASLTNSDGEFSLKAPQNRPKAKVQISAVGYETLIIIISEFLPANTVIELQPQATQLAEVNVKRPSSAENLVRSVFSSRDDNYLSSESYMTAFYRETIKKRRTPVSLAEAVVNVDKKPYSRGGSDRVKLYKARKQTDYNKLDTLALKLEGGPFNALYADVIKYPEYFFTPDLISSYDFSFGPSTQIDDKLIYVVNFEQKKRITDPLYYGKLFIDAESQALTSAIYSLNLENEELAKELFVRKKPYRVDVEPVVANYRVDYREKDGKWYYGYSNIQLEFVIDWKGKLFNSRYRINSEMLITDWQKETNALALQADEKFNSRSILADEASGFSDPNFWGSYNVIEPDKSIQSAIEKIQRQLKK comes from the coding sequence ATGAAATCAATCCTTATACTTAAACTTGGTATACTTATGCCCCGATCCTACAGAAAATACTATTTTTTGCTTCTTTTGGGATTGCTTATAACCATGCCGAAAGGTTTAGCGCAAGATACCAGTTATACGGAATATAAAGGGACGGTTCGCGACGCTCTTACCGAAGATCCTATAGCATTTGTAAGCCTTACCATACAGGGAACAAATATTGCATCATTGACAAACAGTGATGGGGAATTTTCCCTTAAGGCTCCCCAAAACCGACCTAAAGCGAAAGTACAGATAAGTGCCGTGGGATATGAAACATTGATCATAATCATATCAGAATTCCTTCCTGCCAATACGGTAATTGAACTTCAGCCGCAGGCTACACAGCTAGCTGAAGTCAATGTTAAAAGACCCAGCAGTGCAGAAAATTTAGTCCGATCTGTTTTTAGTAGTCGGGATGACAATTATTTAAGCTCAGAATCCTATATGACCGCATTTTACCGCGAGACCATCAAGAAGCGCCGTACTCCCGTTTCCCTTGCGGAAGCAGTAGTCAACGTTGATAAAAAACCATATTCCCGTGGTGGAAGTGACCGCGTTAAGCTCTACAAAGCCAGAAAACAAACAGATTACAATAAGTTGGACACCCTGGCGCTCAAACTTGAAGGTGGCCCTTTCAATGCGCTTTATGCGGATGTGATTAAATATCCCGAGTATTTCTTTACTCCAGATTTGATTTCAAGTTATGATTTTAGCTTCGGCCCTTCTACTCAAATCGATGATAAATTGATTTACGTAGTCAATTTTGAACAGAAAAAGCGAATAACCGATCCGTTATACTACGGTAAATTATTTATAGACGCCGAAAGTCAAGCGCTCACGAGCGCTATCTATAGCCTTAATCTTGAGAACGAAGAACTCGCAAAAGAATTATTTGTAAGAAAGAAGCCGTACCGTGTGGATGTAGAGCCAGTAGTTGCCAATTACCGCGTTGATTATCGTGAAAAAGATGGCAAATGGTATTATGGATACAGTAATATCCAATTGGAATTTGTAATTGACTGGAAAGGCAAATTGTTTAACTCCCGCTACCGTATAAACAGTGAAATGCTGATCACAGACTGGCAAAAGGAAACCAATGCGCTCGCGTTACAGGCAGATGAAAAATTTAATTCCCGAAGCATTCTCGCTGACGAAGCATCAGGCTTTTCAGACCCTAATTTCTGGGGTTCCTATAACGTTATTGAGCCTGATAAATCCATACAGTCTGCAATAGAAAAAATACAGCGACAGCTCAAAAAATAA